One window of Streptococcus suis genomic DNA carries:
- the gatC gene encoding Asp-tRNA(Asn)/Glu-tRNA(Gln) amidotransferase subunit GatC produces MKISEAEVRHVAKLSKLEFTDQETAEFATTLSKIVDMVELLNEVDTTGVPVTTTMADRKNVLRADVAEQGESREDLFKNVPESKDFYIKVPAILDGGGDA; encoded by the coding sequence ATGAAGATTTCTGAGGCTGAGGTGCGTCACGTTGCCAAGCTGTCTAAGCTGGAATTTACAGACCAGGAAACGGCGGAATTTGCGACGACCTTGAGCAAGATTGTTGACATGGTTGAGTTGTTAAATGAGGTGGATACGACAGGTGTGCCAGTGACGACCACCATGGCAGACCGGAAAAATGTCTTGCGTGCCGATGTGGCAGAGCAGGGTGAAAGTCGTGAGGACTTGTTCAAAAATGTACCTGAAAGTAAAGATTTCTACATCAAGGTACCAGCTATTTTAGACGGGGGAGGAGATGCCTAA
- the gatA gene encoding Asp-tRNA(Asn)/Glu-tRNA(Gln) amidotransferase subunit GatA yields MTWNNKTVDELHDLLVKKEISAVELTKATIEDIQSREAVVDAFLNINEDKALAQAAALDQKGIDADNVMAGIPLAVKDNISTKGILTTAASKMLYNYEPIFDATAVAQAYAKDMIVIGKTNMDEFAMGGSNENSAFKLTKNAWDQTKVPGGSSGGSAAAVAAGQVRLSLGSDTGGSIRQPAAFNGIVGIKPTYGTVSRFGLIAFGSSLDQIGPFSQTVKENAQLLNVIAGYDKRDATSTAHEIADFTSKIGQDIKGMKIALPKEYMGEGIDPQVKEVILKAAKHLESLGAIIEEVSLPHSKYGVAVYYIIASSEASSNLQRFDGIRYGFRAEDATNLDEIYVKTRSQGFGEEVKRRIMLGTFSLSSGYYDAYFKKAGQVRTLIIQDFEKVFADYDLILGPTAPTVAYGLGTQSHDPVAMYLADLLTIPVNLAGLPGISIPAGFVEGLPVGLQLIGPKYSEETVYQVAAAFEATTDYHKQQPVIFGGDK; encoded by the coding sequence ATGACATGGAATAATAAAACAGTTGATGAATTGCACGACCTCCTGGTCAAAAAAGAGATTTCTGCGGTCGAGTTGACCAAGGCGACGATTGAAGATATTCAGAGCCGAGAAGCTGTTGTGGATGCGTTTTTGAATATCAATGAAGACAAGGCTTTGGCACAGGCAGCTGCCCTCGACCAAAAAGGGATTGATGCGGACAATGTCATGGCCGGTATTCCTTTGGCGGTTAAGGATAATATTTCGACCAAGGGGATTTTGACAACGGCTGCGTCAAAAATGCTCTACAATTATGAGCCGATTTTTGATGCGACGGCTGTTGCTCAGGCCTATGCCAAGGATATGATTGTCATCGGTAAGACCAACATGGATGAATTTGCTATGGGTGGTTCCAATGAAAATTCTGCCTTCAAGCTGACGAAAAATGCTTGGGACCAGACAAAAGTGCCAGGTGGTTCATCAGGTGGTTCTGCGGCTGCTGTTGCGGCTGGTCAAGTTCGCCTGTCCTTGGGTTCAGATACAGGCGGTTCCATCCGCCAGCCTGCGGCCTTTAACGGAATTGTCGGTATTAAGCCAACTTATGGAACGGTTTCTCGTTTTGGTTTGATTGCCTTCGGTAGCTCCCTGGATCAAATTGGTCCTTTCTCTCAGACTGTCAAGGAAAATGCCCAGTTGCTCAACGTCATTGCTGGCTATGATAAGCGTGATGCGACCTCTACAGCTCATGAGATTGCTGACTTTACCAGCAAGATTGGTCAGGACATCAAGGGCATGAAAATCGCTCTTCCAAAAGAATACATGGGCGAAGGAATTGACCCGCAGGTCAAGGAAGTTATTCTTAAGGCGGCCAAGCATTTGGAAAGCTTGGGAGCTATTATCGAGGAAGTCAGTCTGCCTCACTCTAAGTATGGGGTTGCGGTTTATTACATTATCGCGTCGTCTGAGGCATCTTCAAACTTGCAACGCTTTGATGGTATTCGCTACGGTTTCCGTGCTGAGGATGCGACCAATTTGGATGAGATTTACGTGAAAACACGTAGCCAAGGTTTTGGTGAAGAGGTTAAGCGCCGGATTATGCTGGGGACCTTCAGCTTATCATCAGGTTACTACGATGCCTACTTCAAGAAAGCTGGTCAGGTGCGGACCTTGATTATCCAAGATTTTGAGAAGGTCTTTGCAGATTATGATTTGATTTTGGGACCAACGGCACCGACGGTGGCTTATGGTCTGGGAACCCAGAGCCATGATCCGGTGGCCATGTACTTGGCGGATCTTTTGACTATTCCTGTCAACTTGGCGGGTCTGCCGGGGATTTCGATTCCTGCTGGATTTGTGGAAGGCTTGCCAGTCGGCTTGCAGTTGATTGGTCCAAAATACAGTGAAGAGACCGTTTATCAAGTGGCAGCGGCCTTTGAGGCGACGACGGATTACCACAAGCAACAACCAGTGATTTTTGGAGGTGACAAGTAA
- the gatB gene encoding Asp-tRNA(Asn)/Glu-tRNA(Gln) amidotransferase subunit GatB produces MNFETIIGLEVHVELNTNSKIFSPSNAHFGEDANANTNIIDWSFPGVLPVLNKGVVDAGIKAALALNMDIHKDMHFDRKNYFYPDNPKAYQISQFDEPIGYNGWIEIELEDGSTKKIRIERAHLEEDAGKNTHGTDGYSYVDLNRQGVPLIEIVSEADMRSPEEAYAYLTALKEIIQYTGISDVKMEEGSMRVDANISLRPYGQEKFGTKTELKNLNSFNYVRKGLQYEVERQAKILRSGGQIQQETRRYDESTGETILMRVKEGSADYRYFPEPDLPLYEIDDNWIEEVRAELPVFPKARRVHYVENLGLTTYDAGQLTSTKALSDFFEAAVAAGGDAKQVSNWLQGEVAQFLNAEGKTIEQIALTPENLVEMIALIADGTISSKIAKKVFVHLAKEGGSAKEYVEKAGLVQISDPEVLIPIIHQVFANNEAAVADFKSGKRNADKAFTGFLMKATKGQANPQIAQELLAQELQKLLD; encoded by the coding sequence ATGAACTTTGAAACAATTATTGGTCTGGAAGTCCATGTGGAGCTCAATACCAATTCTAAAATTTTCTCACCTTCCAATGCTCATTTTGGTGAGGACGCCAATGCCAACACCAACATTATTGACTGGTCATTTCCGGGTGTTCTTCCGGTATTGAATAAGGGCGTTGTTGATGCGGGGATTAAGGCGGCCTTGGCGCTGAATATGGATATTCACAAGGATATGCACTTTGACCGCAAGAACTATTTCTATCCTGACAATCCCAAGGCCTACCAGATCTCTCAGTTTGATGAGCCGATTGGCTACAATGGTTGGATTGAGATTGAGCTAGAAGACGGTTCAACCAAGAAAATCCGTATCGAGCGTGCCCACTTGGAAGAGGATGCTGGTAAGAATACCCACGGGACAGACGGCTACTCTTATGTAGACCTCAACCGTCAGGGTGTGCCTTTGATTGAGATTGTGTCAGAAGCTGATATGCGTTCGCCTGAGGAGGCCTATGCCTACTTGACTGCTCTCAAGGAAATTATCCAATACACTGGCATTTCAGATGTGAAGATGGAAGAGGGGTCTATGCGCGTGGATGCTAACATCTCTCTTCGCCCCTATGGTCAGGAGAAATTTGGTACCAAGACTGAGTTGAAAAACCTCAACTCCTTCAACTATGTGCGCAAGGGCTTGCAGTACGAAGTAGAACGTCAGGCCAAAATATTGCGTTCCGGTGGTCAAATCCAGCAGGAAACTCGCCGTTACGATGAATCTACTGGTGAAACCATTCTCATGCGTGTCAAGGAAGGTTCAGCAGACTACCGTTACTTCCCAGAGCCAGACCTACCGCTCTATGAGATTGACGATAACTGGATTGAGGAAGTGCGTGCAGAATTGCCAGTCTTTCCTAAGGCTCGCCGTGTTCACTATGTGGAAAACTTGGGCTTGACTACCTACGATGCAGGTCAATTGACATCAACCAAGGCTTTGTCTGACTTCTTTGAAGCAGCAGTGGCAGCAGGTGGCGATGCCAAACAAGTTTCTAACTGGTTGCAGGGTGAAGTGGCTCAGTTCCTCAATGCTGAAGGCAAGACTATTGAGCAAATCGCCTTAACACCTGAAAACTTGGTGGAAATGATAGCCTTGATTGCGGATGGCACTATTTCATCTAAGATTGCTAAGAAAGTATTTGTTCACTTGGCCAAAGAAGGTGGCTCAGCCAAAGAATATGTGGAAAAAGCTGGTTTGGTACAGATTTCAGACCCAGAAGTTCTTATTCCGATTATTCACCAAGTCTTTGCGAATAACGAGGCAGCCGTTGCTGACTTCAAGTCCGGCAAACGCAATGCGGACAAGGCCTTTACAGGTTTCCTTATGAAGGCAACAAAAGGTCAGGCCAATCCACAAATTGCTCAAGAATTACTAGCCCAAGAATTGCAGAAGTTGTTGGATTAA
- a CDS encoding DEAD/DEAH box helicase, which produces MKFTDMKLKPSIQEALKEINFVTPTEVQEKLIPVVLSGRDLIGESKTGSGKTHTFLIPIFQKLDEELDQVQAVITAPSRELATQIYQAAKQMAGHFQPEVRVSNYVGGTDKNRQIDKLQAGQPHIVVGTPGRIYDLVQSGDLAIHKAKTFVVDEADMTLDMGFLETVDKIAGSLPKDLQFMVFSATIPQKLQPFLKKYLSNPVMEQIKTQTVISDTIENWLISTKGRDCNAQILEATRLMQPYLAMIFVNTKTRADELHSYLLSNGLRVAKIHGDIPPRERKRIMNQVKNLDYQYIVATDLAARGIDIEGVSHVINDAIPQDLSFFVHRVGRTGRNGLSGIAITLYQPSDDADIRELEKLNIKFLPKEMKDGEFVDTYDRDRRVQREKTREKLDIEMIGLVKKKKKKIKPGYKKKIQWAVDEKRRKTKRVEARAKGRAERKAKRQTF; this is translated from the coding sequence ATGAAATTTACAGATATGAAACTTAAGCCGTCCATCCAGGAGGCTTTGAAAGAGATTAACTTTGTCACGCCGACAGAGGTTCAGGAAAAATTGATTCCTGTGGTGCTATCTGGTCGTGACTTGATTGGAGAATCCAAGACTGGTTCGGGCAAGACCCATACCTTTTTAATTCCGATTTTCCAAAAATTGGACGAAGAGCTGGACCAGGTACAGGCTGTTATCACAGCTCCGTCGCGTGAATTGGCGACCCAGATTTATCAAGCAGCTAAGCAGATGGCAGGGCATTTTCAACCTGAAGTCCGTGTGTCTAACTATGTCGGTGGGACGGATAAAAATCGCCAGATTGACAAATTGCAGGCTGGTCAGCCCCATATCGTTGTCGGAACGCCGGGTCGGATTTACGACTTGGTTCAATCGGGTGATTTAGCTATTCACAAGGCCAAGACCTTTGTCGTTGATGAGGCGGATATGACCTTGGACATGGGCTTTTTGGAGACGGTGGATAAGATTGCTGGGAGCCTGCCGAAAGATTTGCAATTCATGGTCTTTTCCGCGACCATTCCGCAAAAGCTCCAGCCTTTCTTGAAAAAATACCTGTCCAATCCTGTCATGGAGCAAATCAAGACCCAGACAGTCATTTCGGATACCATTGAAAACTGGTTGATTTCGACAAAAGGGCGCGACTGCAATGCTCAAATTTTGGAAGCAACCAGGCTCATGCAGCCCTATTTAGCCATGATTTTTGTCAATACCAAGACTCGGGCGGATGAATTGCACAGCTACTTGCTTTCAAATGGATTGCGCGTGGCTAAAATTCACGGAGATATTCCACCTCGTGAACGCAAGCGTATCATGAACCAAGTTAAGAATTTGGATTATCAGTATATCGTAGCAACAGACTTGGCGGCTCGTGGGATTGATATTGAAGGAGTCAGCCATGTCATCAACGATGCCATTCCGCAGGACTTGTCCTTCTTTGTTCACCGGGTCGGTCGGACAGGACGCAATGGTTTGTCAGGTATTGCCATTACCCTTTATCAACCGAGCGACGATGCCGATATTCGTGAGTTGGAAAAACTCAATATCAAGTTCTTGCCCAAAGAAATGAAGGACGGCGAATTTGTCGATACCTATGACCGTGATCGTCGTGTTCAACGTGAAAAGACACGTGAAAAATTGGACATCGAGATGATTGGTCTGGTCAAGAAGAAGAAAAAGAAAATCAAGCCGGGCTATAAGAAGAAAATCCAGTGGGCGGTGGACGAAAAACGTCGTAAGACCAAGCGAGTGGAAGCGCGTGCTAAGGGGCGTGCAGAACGCAAAGCTAAGCGTCAAACCTTTTAA
- a CDS encoding DUF4059 family protein, which translates to MLQSILSNYLQGLLIATIIVVLLSLIWFLIRALKNRDKTYQERQEFLYDLLLINIMTIPILAFGIVAILLMLKA; encoded by the coding sequence ATGTTACAATCAATATTAAGTAACTATTTGCAAGGACTACTCATTGCCACAATTATTGTGGTATTGCTGAGCTTGATTTGGTTTCTAATTCGAGCTTTAAAAAATCGAGATAAGACCTATCAAGAACGCCAAGAATTTTTATATGATTTATTGCTCATTAACATTATGACCATCCCTATTTTAGCTTTTGGAATCGTGGCCATTTTGTTAATGCTGAAGGCATAG
- the trxB gene encoding thioredoxin-disulfide reductase, whose protein sequence is MYDTIVIGAGPAGMTAALYAGRSNLKVALLERGIYGGQMNNTAEIENYPGYDHISGPALAEKMFEPLEKFGVDHIFGTFIRIEEDGPVKKVITEDGVLETKTVVLAMGAKHRLLGVPGEDTYNSRGVSYCAVCDGAFFRQQKLLVVGGGDSAVEEALFLTQFAESVTIVHRRDQLRAQKVIQDRAFANEKINFIWDSVVEEIKGDDLRVQSVVIKNVKTEELSELEFGGVFVYVGLDPMTESVADLGITDEAGWVVTNEKMETSKYGIYAIGDIRQNQLRQIATAVGNGAVAGQEVYNYITEHAE, encoded by the coding sequence ATGTACGATACAATTGTCATTGGTGCAGGTCCTGCAGGCATGACCGCCGCACTTTATGCAGGACGGAGCAATCTCAAAGTTGCCCTCCTAGAACGCGGTATTTATGGCGGCCAGATGAACAACACCGCTGAGATTGAAAACTATCCAGGCTACGACCATATTTCTGGACCAGCCTTGGCTGAAAAAATGTTTGAACCCCTGGAAAAATTCGGTGTGGACCATATTTTCGGGACCTTCATCCGCATTGAAGAAGATGGACCTGTTAAAAAAGTGATTACCGAAGATGGCGTTTTGGAGACCAAGACGGTTGTTCTAGCCATGGGTGCCAAACACCGTCTGCTGGGAGTTCCAGGTGAAGATACCTACAACAGCCGCGGGGTTTCCTACTGCGCGGTCTGTGACGGAGCCTTCTTCCGTCAGCAAAAACTTTTGGTTGTCGGAGGGGGAGATTCTGCCGTGGAAGAGGCGCTTTTCCTGACCCAATTTGCAGAGTCTGTGACCATCGTTCACCGCAGAGATCAGCTACGTGCCCAAAAAGTTATCCAAGACCGAGCTTTTGCCAATGAAAAAATCAACTTCATCTGGGATAGTGTCGTTGAGGAAATCAAAGGAGATGACCTGCGCGTGCAAAGCGTGGTTATCAAGAATGTCAAGACTGAAGAATTGTCAGAGCTTGAATTTGGCGGAGTCTTTGTCTATGTAGGGCTGGATCCGATGACTGAAAGCGTTGCGGATTTGGGTATTACCGATGAGGCTGGCTGGGTTGTGACCAATGAAAAAATGGAAACCAGCAAGTATGGCATCTATGCCATCGGCGACATTCGCCAAAATCAGCTCCGTCAGATTGCGACGGCTGTTGGAAATGGTGCAGTAGCTGGACAGGAAGTCTACAACTACATTACAGAACACGCTGAATAG